One segment of Rubripirellula amarantea DNA contains the following:
- a CDS encoding DUF1501 domain-containing protein, with the protein MLNRRQTLKSTAAGFGYLAFSGLTSIAAEREAAVSKNPLAPKPSHFPAHAKRVIFLCMQGGPSHVDTFDYKPLLARDHGKEGKYGGRLLKSPFEFNQHGDSGLWISDLFPHVAEHADDLCLIRSMQCDQPVHTGAMTQMHTGTAQFIRPSLGAWTLYGLGSENESLPGFISLSPPPSSERNFGSSFLPAIYGGTKVGRSGGRGMQFGGNNSQETVPDIRSTRLTKLQQRKQLDFIQSLNRGKLKRDDHAPGIEGVIESYELAFRMQDEMPEMMDLSGESDRTLSMYGVNNPATANFGKQCLLARRFAEAGVRFIEVTHGNWDQHVRLTADHGERAEGCDQPIAALLQDLKQRDMLKDTLVVWGGEFGRTPAAQNGDGRNHNNKGYATWMAGGGVKGGFSYGNTDEHGYEAVEKTCHIHDWHATILHLMGLDHERLTYRYAGRDFRLTDVHGNVAKEIIA; encoded by the coding sequence ATGTTAAATCGACGACAAACACTGAAGAGCACCGCAGCGGGTTTTGGTTATCTTGCGTTCTCGGGGCTGACCAGCATTGCGGCCGAACGAGAAGCCGCTGTCAGCAAGAATCCGCTCGCGCCGAAACCGTCGCATTTTCCGGCACATGCCAAACGAGTGATTTTTCTGTGCATGCAGGGTGGACCTTCGCACGTAGACACCTTTGATTACAAGCCTCTTCTCGCACGAGATCATGGCAAAGAAGGCAAGTACGGCGGACGACTACTCAAGTCGCCCTTTGAGTTCAACCAACATGGCGATAGCGGTCTTTGGATTTCTGATCTGTTTCCGCATGTTGCTGAGCACGCAGATGACTTGTGCTTAATTCGCTCGATGCAATGTGACCAACCCGTTCATACCGGCGCGATGACGCAAATGCACACCGGCACCGCTCAATTCATTCGTCCGTCACTTGGCGCTTGGACTTTGTACGGGTTGGGCAGCGAGAACGAGTCGCTTCCTGGCTTCATTTCGCTGAGCCCTCCGCCGAGTAGCGAACGCAACTTCGGCAGTTCATTCTTGCCGGCGATTTACGGAGGTACCAAAGTGGGGCGGTCCGGTGGACGTGGGATGCAGTTTGGTGGCAACAACAGCCAAGAAACCGTTCCCGACATTCGTTCTACCCGACTCACCAAGTTGCAACAACGCAAACAATTGGATTTTATACAATCGCTCAACCGCGGAAAACTGAAGCGAGATGATCACGCACCCGGCATCGAAGGCGTGATTGAATCTTATGAACTCGCGTTTCGAATGCAGGACGAAATGCCTGAGATGATGGACTTGTCAGGTGAAAGCGATCGAACACTTTCAATGTACGGCGTGAACAATCCCGCAACGGCCAACTTTGGCAAGCAATGTTTGTTGGCGAGACGGTTTGCTGAAGCTGGTGTGCGGTTCATCGAGGTCACGCACGGTAATTGGGATCAGCACGTTCGCCTAACCGCCGACCATGGTGAACGAGCCGAAGGATGCGATCAACCAATCGCGGCACTTCTGCAGGACCTAAAGCAGCGAGACATGCTCAAGGACACACTTGTCGTTTGGGGAGGCGAGTTTGGACGCACTCCCGCCGCCCAGAATGGCGACGGCCGCAATCATAACAACAAGGGCTATGCGACTTGGATGGCTGGTGGAGGCGTCAAAGGTGGATTCAGTTACGGTAATACTGACGAACACGGCTATGAAGCGGTTGAGAAGACCTGCCACATCCATGATTGGCACGCCACGATCCTGCACTTGATGGGACTTGATCACGAGCGTCTTACCTACCGTTATGCAGGCCGAGACTTCCGCCTCACCGACGTTCATGGAAACGTTGCCAAAGAGATCATTGCCTAG
- a CDS encoding PSD1 and planctomycete cytochrome C domain-containing protein yields MNNPRRFRHRFALTALLTVVLGSVTWGQEDSAEGNAFFESNIRPVLIKECYSCHSNQTGNARGGLRLDTQQLTIIGGDSGAAIVPGDLDESQLWLAITHQSSEMPPRGRLSDTVIEDFRRWIEMGAPDPRETEIVEVQSSITSADIETAKAEFWAYQPAHDHQPPRVNHDEWPTNAIDQFVLAKLESKALTPAVDADAQSVLRRLTFDLIGLPPTSEQRSSFENRWQESPESAIASMTSELLGSDQYGERWGRHWLDVARYAESTGRGVNMTYPHAWRYRDYVIDSFNDDKPFDQFTQEQIAGDLMPAKSDQQWSEQLIATTFLAVGAKAVNEQNPVQFAADLVDEQIDVTTRVFLGQSVACARCHDHKFDPIPQSDYYALAGIFAGMKTYFGNPPSEFGEAKTAQSRRTSSLLLLPVDDPNPYDASYSAQELKQLRDRIVEKRRELSQLGPRSGGNSIRERLRLTNEIAQLSAKYSVVDENGQPKSYCMGVQEPDQPRDVRVLVRGEIDAPGPVIPRGVPQVLNRDGVDIPVDQSGRLQLAQWIGSDANTLTARVMVNRVWKHLFGRGLVSSLEDFGSTGDRPSHPELLDHLTVGFIESGWSVKTLIQTIVTSRTYRMSSEFDQQHFEADPENRLLWRMEPRRLDAEAIRDAMLLISSDLQLERPRGSEVAKAGYVAVRDGTFGIDRDRIREQIEDAMKQQRVRTRRPFSGPRQAMGRPNPRQFLEEAIERERDRLDMTTATYRSVYLPVVRDEVPRSLEVFDFADPNTVIGNRESSNTANQALYFMNNPFVIQQSDATAQRIAKQSSRSIDQIKLAFEHIYGRQPSSTERVAAISLVKSMTGQKNNFNQRQLGVAALSTLCQSLFASAEFRYLD; encoded by the coding sequence ATGAATAACCCACGGCGATTTCGTCATAGATTCGCTCTGACAGCGTTGCTGACGGTCGTTCTCGGTTCCGTGACCTGGGGGCAAGAGGACAGTGCGGAAGGGAATGCGTTTTTCGAATCCAACATTCGACCGGTGCTCATCAAAGAGTGCTATTCCTGTCATTCAAATCAGACTGGGAATGCTCGGGGCGGTCTGCGGCTAGACACCCAGCAGTTGACGATTATCGGTGGGGATAGCGGTGCAGCGATTGTGCCGGGCGATTTGGACGAGAGTCAACTGTGGCTCGCCATCACGCACCAATCTTCCGAGATGCCACCTCGCGGCAGGCTTTCGGATACGGTGATTGAAGACTTTCGTCGCTGGATCGAAATGGGGGCTCCCGATCCTCGCGAAACCGAGATCGTAGAAGTGCAATCGTCAATCACTTCGGCAGACATCGAAACTGCCAAGGCAGAATTTTGGGCCTACCAACCGGCGCACGATCATCAGCCACCTCGCGTCAACCACGACGAGTGGCCCACCAATGCGATCGATCAGTTTGTGCTCGCGAAGCTAGAAAGTAAGGCTTTGACTCCTGCTGTTGATGCGGATGCTCAATCGGTGCTGCGACGCCTAACGTTCGATTTGATCGGACTCCCGCCAACATCGGAACAGCGGTCAAGCTTTGAAAATCGTTGGCAAGAAAGTCCCGAGTCAGCTATCGCGTCGATGACCAGTGAACTACTAGGGTCAGATCAATACGGTGAGCGGTGGGGGCGGCATTGGCTTGATGTAGCTCGATACGCTGAATCCACCGGCCGCGGTGTTAACATGACGTACCCGCACGCATGGCGGTATCGTGACTACGTGATTGATTCGTTCAACGATGACAAACCGTTCGACCAATTCACTCAAGAACAAATCGCCGGTGACCTGATGCCGGCAAAGTCAGACCAGCAATGGTCCGAGCAGTTAATAGCGACAACGTTCTTGGCCGTAGGGGCAAAGGCCGTCAATGAGCAGAACCCTGTGCAGTTTGCAGCAGACTTAGTGGACGAACAAATTGATGTGACCACCCGAGTTTTTCTCGGTCAATCCGTTGCCTGCGCCCGTTGTCACGATCACAAGTTCGATCCGATTCCGCAAAGCGACTATTACGCGTTGGCCGGTATCTTCGCGGGCATGAAGACGTACTTTGGAAACCCACCTTCAGAATTCGGTGAAGCCAAAACAGCTCAGTCACGGCGAACAAGTTCATTGCTATTGCTGCCGGTTGACGACCCGAATCCGTACGACGCATCGTATTCGGCTCAAGAATTGAAACAGTTACGTGACCGGATCGTCGAAAAGCGACGTGAACTCTCTCAACTAGGCCCCCGAAGTGGAGGCAACTCGATTCGCGAGCGTTTGCGATTGACCAACGAGATCGCTCAGCTTTCGGCAAAGTACTCAGTGGTCGACGAAAACGGCCAGCCAAAATCGTATTGCATGGGCGTTCAGGAGCCCGATCAACCTCGCGACGTAAGAGTATTGGTTCGCGGCGAAATTGATGCCCCCGGCCCGGTTATCCCTCGCGGTGTTCCCCAAGTCCTAAACCGAGATGGCGTTGATATTCCCGTGGATCAGAGCGGTCGATTGCAACTTGCTCAATGGATCGGTAGCGATGCCAATACGCTAACCGCCCGCGTGATGGTCAATCGAGTTTGGAAGCATCTGTTCGGCCGTGGGTTGGTATCGTCACTAGAAGATTTCGGCTCAACAGGCGATCGTCCCAGCCATCCGGAACTACTGGATCACTTAACCGTTGGATTTATCGAGTCCGGTTGGTCGGTCAAGACACTTATTCAAACCATCGTGACCTCTCGCACTTATCGAATGAGTTCCGAGTTTGATCAGCAGCACTTTGAGGCCGATCCCGAAAACCGATTGCTTTGGCGAATGGAACCGAGACGTTTGGACGCCGAAGCGATTCGAGATGCGATGCTACTGATTAGCAGCGATCTACAGCTTGAGCGTCCACGCGGCAGTGAGGTTGCCAAAGCGGGATACGTTGCCGTCCGCGACGGAACGTTTGGAATCGACCGTGATCGCATACGAGAACAAATAGAGGATGCGATGAAACAGCAACGTGTGCGAACGCGTCGTCCCTTCTCGGGTCCGAGGCAAGCGATGGGACGTCCCAACCCTCGTCAATTCTTGGAAGAGGCGATTGAGCGTGAACGAGACCGCTTGGACATGACCACGGCGACCTATCGGAGTGTTTATTTGCCCGTTGTTCGCGACGAAGTCCCTCGTTCATTGGAAGTGTTCGATTTTGCGGATCCGAACACGGTCATTGGGAATCGAGAATCGTCCAATACAGCCAATCAGGCTCTCTACTTCATGAACAACCCCTTCGTGATTCAGCAAAGCGATGCGACCGCGCAACGCATCGCGAAGCAAAGTTCAAGGTCCATCGATCAGATCAAGTTGGCGTTTGAGCACATCTATGGAAGACAACCAAGCAGCACCGAAAGAGTGGCTGCGATTTCATTGGTGAAATCGATGACTGGTCAAAAGAACAATTTCAATCAACGCCAGTTGGGAGTCGCTGCGTTGTCGACTCTTTGCCAAAGTTTGTTTGCGTCCGCTGAATTTCGTTATCTGGATTGA
- a CDS encoding nucleoside hydrolase, which yields MPRILSLPLLVGLCFGMALSLHADDLPEANPVPLIFDTDIGNDVDDVLALGMIHALQSRGECELLAVTITKDHKDAAAFTDAVNTFYGRGDIPIGVCRSGVTNHQGKFNGLAHQQDADALRYPHDLRSGDDAPDAVLLLRQTLAKAEDHSVVIAQVGFSTNLVNLLDSKADEISDLDGIALVNQKVRLLSIMAGAFTKIPQDGKLVEHREYNVVKDIPASKKLVTDWPTEIIWSGFEIGIAVPYPHQSIEQDYRYVEHHPLAEAYIAYNPPPHDRPTWDLTSVLHAVRPNRDYFGLSPRGTVTVADDGLTVFAQSESGKHRYLKLTDEQKARVIETQVVLASEPPHN from the coding sequence ATGCCAAGAATTCTTAGTTTACCTCTGCTGGTGGGCCTCTGTTTTGGAATGGCCCTCAGTCTTCACGCGGACGATCTGCCCGAAGCTAATCCAGTCCCCCTCATCTTTGACACCGACATTGGAAACGATGTTGATGATGTGTTAGCGCTGGGGATGATCCACGCTTTGCAGAGCCGTGGCGAATGCGAGTTGCTTGCGGTCACGATCACGAAGGACCATAAAGACGCGGCCGCGTTCACCGATGCTGTAAATACCTTCTACGGACGCGGTGATATTCCAATTGGGGTGTGTCGCAGTGGTGTCACCAACCACCAGGGCAAGTTCAATGGGCTAGCGCACCAACAAGATGCGGATGCCTTGCGTTACCCTCACGATCTTCGTAGTGGCGATGATGCACCTGACGCCGTGCTGCTTCTTCGTCAGACGCTTGCCAAGGCTGAAGACCATTCCGTTGTGATCGCCCAAGTGGGATTCTCAACGAACTTGGTGAACTTGCTTGATTCCAAAGCCGACGAGATCAGCGACTTAGACGGGATCGCGTTGGTCAATCAGAAGGTGCGTTTACTCTCAATCATGGCTGGTGCGTTCACCAAAATTCCTCAGGATGGCAAGTTGGTCGAACACCGTGAATACAACGTGGTCAAAGATATTCCTGCTTCCAAGAAATTGGTTACGGACTGGCCAACCGAAATCATTTGGAGCGGTTTTGAAATTGGGATCGCGGTCCCCTATCCTCACCAAAGCATTGAACAAGATTATCGCTACGTGGAACATCATCCATTGGCCGAAGCCTACATCGCGTACAATCCGCCGCCCCATGATCGCCCGACATGGGATCTGACCAGCGTACTTCATGCGGTGCGTCCCAACCGTGATTACTTCGGACTCTCGCCGCGCGGAACGGTTACCGTTGCCGACGACGGGCTTACCGTTTTTGCCCAAAGCGAGTCAGGTAAGCACCGCTACCTCAAACTCACTGACGAACAGAAGGCCCGCGTTATAGAAACTCAGGTGGTCCTTGCCAGCGAACCGCCTCACAACTAA
- a CDS encoding class I SAM-dependent methyltransferase, which produces MTDVEQPPYEYCGEELELFQHAIHWKETLRRQIEPYLGDHVLEVGAGIGGTTRVFHNQSRRRWTCLEPDPVLADQLRGSELDVEVELGTLESLTDQKKFDTILYIDVLEHIEQDAEELRLAARHLNPGGYLVVMSPAHPWLYSPFDKALGHFRRYTKQSLRAVAPASIDEHQMIYLDSVGMLASAANRIFLSQSHPTKKQILFWDRVLVRTSKWVDPLLFRQVGKSILAVWKCNQTGS; this is translated from the coding sequence ATGACGGACGTTGAACAACCGCCCTACGAATATTGTGGTGAAGAACTCGAACTCTTTCAGCATGCGATTCACTGGAAGGAAACGCTGCGCCGGCAAATCGAACCGTATCTTGGTGACCACGTACTTGAGGTGGGAGCTGGCATTGGCGGGACAACGCGAGTCTTCCACAACCAATCTCGGCGACGGTGGACGTGCTTGGAACCGGATCCTGTGCTTGCGGATCAGCTACGGGGGTCTGAACTGGATGTCGAAGTCGAACTGGGGACTTTGGAATCACTGACTGATCAAAAGAAGTTTGACACGATCCTGTACATCGACGTCCTGGAACACATCGAGCAAGACGCTGAAGAGCTCAGACTAGCGGCTCGTCATTTAAATCCTGGTGGCTATTTGGTGGTGATGTCACCAGCTCACCCTTGGCTGTACTCACCATTCGATAAAGCCCTGGGGCATTTTCGTCGCTACACCAAGCAATCCTTGCGAGCGGTCGCCCCAGCAAGCATTGACGAGCATCAGATGATCTATCTTGATAGCGTCGGAATGCTCGCTTCGGCGGCCAATCGCATATTCTTGTCTCAGTCGCACCCTACGAAAAAGCAGATCCTGTTTTGGGATCGTGTTCTTGTTCGTACTTCGAAGTGGGTCGACCCGTTGCTTTTTCGCCAAGTCGGAAAAAGCATTCTTGCAGTTTGGAAGTGCAACCAAACCGGCTCTTAG
- a CDS encoding glycosyltransferase, whose amino-acid sequence MNHPKSMRLCVCLPVYNDWESVSELIAELVQVDGVVRIVVIDDGSTRLPNVDDLTDAVRGKARLELISLTTNLGHQRAIAIGLSALASDITFDALVVMDGDGQDDPAHIPVLVDTYRSVPDQTIVFARRSRRTEGLVFRCGYIGFKILHRALTGRGCDVGNFSLIPSASLSRLTHLSALWNHYAAAVLCSRLPTAKVDCPRRARVAGQSHMHVTSLAVHGLRAISVFGETVGVRVGLALATLIGLVFVALVAVVGIRLATTWAIPGWATSAVGLLLILLLNLMLLLAPSVLLILSARSGTSMIPALDWNDFVAKWKVIHDGR is encoded by the coding sequence ATGAACCACCCGAAATCCATGCGACTTTGCGTCTGCTTACCGGTCTATAATGACTGGGAATCAGTTTCTGAGTTGATCGCTGAGTTGGTCCAGGTCGACGGGGTGGTTCGGATCGTGGTGATTGATGACGGTTCGACACGCTTGCCCAACGTCGACGATCTCACCGATGCTGTTCGCGGAAAGGCGCGTCTCGAACTTATTTCGCTGACGACCAATCTGGGGCACCAACGGGCCATTGCGATCGGGTTGTCGGCTCTCGCTAGCGACATCACTTTCGATGCTTTGGTCGTCATGGACGGCGACGGACAAGATGACCCGGCTCATATCCCTGTGTTGGTGGACACGTATCGGTCTGTCCCGGACCAAACGATCGTGTTTGCGCGACGTAGTCGACGAACGGAGGGATTGGTTTTTCGATGCGGATATATCGGATTCAAAATTTTGCATCGGGCGCTCACGGGCCGGGGCTGTGACGTGGGCAACTTTAGTTTGATTCCGTCGGCGTCACTTTCGCGTTTGACGCATCTGTCTGCATTGTGGAATCACTATGCCGCTGCGGTGCTGTGTTCTCGTTTGCCAACGGCGAAGGTGGATTGCCCTCGCCGAGCTCGCGTGGCGGGTCAGTCACACATGCACGTGACGTCGCTCGCAGTCCATGGATTGCGAGCGATCTCGGTGTTTGGCGAAACGGTTGGCGTACGAGTTGGCTTGGCGTTAGCAACCTTGATCGGGTTGGTGTTTGTGGCTCTTGTTGCCGTGGTGGGGATTCGCTTGGCCACGACGTGGGCCATTCCCGGATGGGCAACCAGCGCGGTTGGTTTGCTGTTGATCTTGCTTTTGAACCTGATGCTGCTGCTGGCTCCGAGCGTGTTGTTGATTTTGTCAGCACGCAGCGGCACATCGATGATCCCAGCACTTGATTGGAATGACTTTGTCGCCAAGTGGAAGGTAATTCATGACGGACGTTGA
- a CDS encoding PrkA family serine protein kinase, protein MATTSFDILRLYSESYDRDKQTTMSLPEYLEAARSDSTLYSTAAERMVAAIGEPIRVDTSKDSRLGRIFLNRTITTYPAFRDFYGLEETIERIVGFFRHAAQGLEERKQILYLLGPVGGGKSSLAETLKKLMQTQPAYVLAAGDELSPIFESPLGLFDPNTMGSVLEQEYNIPRRRLPGSMSPWALKRLDEFGGDISKFNVVRVIPSQQRQCLVTKTEPGDENNQDISSLVGKVDIRQLEHFGQNDADAYSYTGGLNRTTQGMLEFVEMFKAPLKMLHPLLTATQDGSYVGTENVGAMPYQGIIVAHSNESEWESFKGNRNNEAFLDRICVVKVPYCLRVTEERMIYDKLIENSMLGDAPCAPDTLQLMARFSVLTRLKDHENSSLYSKMRVYDGESLKDTDPNARTVQEYHDTAGVNEGMTGVSTRFAYKILSETFNFDSQEVAADPVHLFYVLEKSIKREQFDEDTETKYLEFVKEELSNRYAEFIGNEIRKAYLESYHSYGQNLFDRYIAFADAWIDDQDYKDPDTGQLMDRTILNEELEKIEHPAGIANAKDFRYEIVKFALRARAKNAGKNPEWTSYEKIRDVIEKRMFGQIEELLPVISFGAKKDSDAEQKHNDFVERMVQRGYTERQVRRLVDWYMRVSKSG, encoded by the coding sequence ATGGCTACAACATCATTTGACATTTTAAGGCTTTACAGCGAGAGCTACGACCGAGACAAGCAAACGACCATGTCGTTGCCCGAGTACTTGGAGGCGGCTCGTAGTGATTCGACGCTTTACAGCACTGCCGCAGAACGAATGGTCGCAGCGATCGGGGAACCGATTCGCGTCGACACATCTAAGGATTCGCGCCTCGGACGAATCTTCTTGAATCGAACGATCACCACTTACCCTGCTTTTCGCGACTTCTATGGTCTCGAAGAAACGATTGAGCGGATCGTTGGATTCTTCCGACATGCTGCCCAAGGTCTCGAGGAAAGAAAGCAAATCCTTTACCTGCTGGGACCCGTTGGGGGCGGAAAGAGTTCACTCGCTGAAACGCTTAAGAAGCTAATGCAAACTCAACCCGCCTACGTGTTGGCTGCGGGTGACGAGCTAAGTCCTATCTTTGAAAGCCCGCTTGGATTGTTTGATCCTAACACGATGGGATCCGTACTTGAGCAGGAATACAACATCCCGCGCCGCCGATTGCCAGGTTCGATGTCTCCTTGGGCACTGAAGCGACTTGATGAGTTTGGCGGAGACATTTCTAAGTTCAATGTTGTTCGTGTCATCCCAAGTCAACAACGCCAGTGCTTGGTGACCAAAACCGAACCAGGCGATGAGAACAACCAAGACATATCGTCGTTGGTTGGAAAAGTTGACATTCGCCAGTTGGAACACTTCGGCCAGAACGATGCCGATGCCTATTCTTATACCGGTGGGCTCAACCGAACGACGCAAGGCATGCTGGAGTTCGTTGAGATGTTCAAGGCTCCGCTAAAAATGCTGCATCCTCTGCTGACCGCTACTCAAGATGGTTCCTATGTGGGCACTGAAAATGTGGGTGCAATGCCGTATCAAGGAATCATTGTTGCCCACAGCAACGAATCGGAATGGGAATCGTTTAAAGGCAACCGTAATAACGAAGCGTTCTTGGATCGAATTTGCGTGGTGAAGGTGCCTTACTGCCTTCGCGTTACCGAAGAACGGATGATCTATGACAAGCTGATTGAAAATTCAATGCTTGGGGACGCACCGTGCGCCCCAGATACGTTGCAGTTGATGGCTAGATTCTCGGTGCTGACACGTCTTAAAGATCACGAAAATTCGAGCCTCTATTCCAAAATGCGAGTCTATGACGGTGAATCGCTTAAAGACACCGACCCGAACGCGAGAACGGTCCAGGAATACCATGACACGGCGGGTGTGAACGAAGGAATGACAGGCGTCTCGACACGGTTCGCTTACAAGATCCTATCCGAGACTTTCAACTTTGACTCGCAAGAAGTCGCTGCTGATCCTGTTCACCTGTTTTACGTCCTCGAGAAATCCATCAAACGTGAACAGTTTGATGAAGACACCGAAACGAAGTACTTGGAATTCGTGAAAGAGGAACTTTCGAACCGCTATGCGGAATTCATCGGTAACGAAATTCGAAAGGCGTATCTCGAATCGTATCACAGCTACGGGCAAAACCTATTCGATCGTTACATCGCTTTTGCCGACGCGTGGATCGACGACCAAGACTACAAAGACCCCGACACCGGTCAATTGATGGATCGCACGATCCTGAACGAAGAGCTTGAAAAGATCGAGCACCCAGCGGGGATCGCCAATGCCAAGGACTTTCGTTACGAGATCGTCAAGTTTGCCCTCCGTGCAAGAGCCAAGAATGCAGGCAAGAACCCGGAATGGACGTCCTATGAAAAGATCCGCGATGTGATTGAAAAGCGGATGTTTGGCCAAATTGAAGAGTTGCTGCCGGTGATTAGTTTTGGTGCCAAAAAAGACAGCGATGCCGAACAGAAGCACAACGATTTCGTCGAACGAATGGTTCAACGTGGCTACACCGAACGACAAGTTCGCCGCTTGGTGGACTGGTACATGCGAGTGAGCAAGTCAGGCTGA